A window of the Leptospira brenneri genome harbors these coding sequences:
- a CDS encoding (2Fe-2S)-binding protein — MNSSGMDPFDLNSLMRPKRVCLCRMVTEDELVRAIHAGAVTMEQIRETTRASTGCGTCSMQVYHILQRELQNLSRRKIS, encoded by the coding sequence ATGAATAGTTCAGGTATGGATCCTTTCGATTTAAATTCCCTTATGAGGCCCAAACGGGTCTGTTTATGTCGAATGGTGACAGAAGATGAATTAGTCCGGGCCATCCACGCAGGTGCTGTGACCATGGAACAAATCAGAGAAACCACAAGGGCCTCTACCGGCTGCGGCACTTGCTCCATGCAGGTGTACCACATCCTCCAGCGCGAATTGCAGAATCTCTCACGGAGGAAAATTTCATGA
- a CDS encoding MFS transporter: MSQDKSPEAKKKKNREIFGWCMFDFANSSYTTVIISVVYCEIFTTLVVPADLGSDNPYRLGNSLWAWALAVSYLFVVATGPIFGAITDYSSKKKFFLFLSYIGCVIATFLLYYVEPGMIWLGMALVALSNFFFASGENFASSFLPFLGSKEDLGKISGYAWGIGYFGGIGSVALATTLGSYTLDNFENLKLVGPYTAIFFLVAAIPTFLFLKEPHLPLGVSHNVNYFKIGKDRVVQTLKDASNFKDLMIYLVSLFFTMAALAIVISFAFIYGSQEIHIEAEHKQAMFIFIQIFAAIGALAFGVIQDSIGAKKTFNLTLVLWLLTCALIYFVYDITNFANAAFGKTWTVQWVFVFISSLAGMGLGSTQSASRALVGIFSPESKSGEFFGMWGLSGKIAAAAGLFLFGYIQTLVTLRNAFLVVAFFYFLSLLINLFVNEERGVDAAKRFQEKP, encoded by the coding sequence ATGTCCCAAGACAAAAGCCCGGAAGCAAAAAAGAAAAAAAACCGTGAAATTTTTGGATGGTGTATGTTCGATTTTGCGAACTCTTCTTACACCACAGTCATCATCAGTGTCGTTTATTGTGAAATTTTTACAACTCTCGTTGTTCCAGCAGATTTGGGTTCGGACAATCCATACCGTTTGGGAAATTCTCTTTGGGCATGGGCTCTGGCTGTTTCCTATTTATTTGTGGTGGCCACAGGTCCCATCTTTGGTGCCATTACCGATTATAGTTCCAAAAAGAAATTCTTTCTTTTCCTAAGTTACATTGGTTGTGTCATCGCTACTTTTTTGCTTTATTACGTAGAACCGGGTATGATTTGGCTTGGTATGGCACTCGTTGCCCTTTCTAATTTTTTCTTTGCTTCTGGCGAGAACTTCGCTTCGAGTTTTTTACCCTTTCTGGGTTCCAAGGAAGATTTAGGAAAAATTTCCGGTTATGCCTGGGGGATTGGATACTTCGGCGGGATCGGCTCTGTGGCTCTAGCTACCACTCTTGGTAGTTACACCTTAGATAACTTTGAAAACCTGAAATTAGTGGGGCCTTACACTGCAATTTTCTTTTTGGTGGCTGCCATTCCTACCTTTCTTTTCCTCAAAGAACCTCATTTGCCTTTAGGTGTGTCTCATAATGTGAACTACTTCAAAATTGGAAAGGATCGAGTGGTTCAAACCTTAAAAGATGCAAGTAACTTCAAGGATTTGATGATCTACTTGGTTTCTTTGTTTTTTACTATGGCGGCCCTTGCCATTGTCATTTCTTTTGCTTTCATTTATGGATCTCAAGAAATCCATATTGAAGCAGAACACAAACAAGCCATGTTTATCTTTATCCAAATTTTTGCGGCGATTGGTGCTCTTGCCTTTGGTGTGATCCAAGATAGCATTGGGGCTAAAAAAACTTTCAACCTGACACTCGTTCTTTGGCTTCTAACTTGTGCGCTTATCTATTTTGTATATGATATCACAAACTTTGCCAATGCTGCCTTTGGTAAAACTTGGACAGTCCAATGGGTTTTTGTTTTTATCTCCTCTCTCGCAGGGATGGGACTTGGGTCCACACAGTCGGCTTCGAGAGCTCTTGTTGGTATTTTTAGTCCGGAATCCAAATCGGGAGAGTTCTTTGGAATGTGGGGACTTTCTGGAAAAATTGCCGCGGCAGCAGGGCTTTTTCTTTTTGGATACATCCAAACATTAGTCACTCTTCGAAATGCTTTCCTTGTGGTTGCTTTCTTTTATTTTCTATCACTACTCATTAACTTATTTGTAAACGAAGAAAGGGGAGTGGACGCCGCAAAGCGTTTCCAAGAAAAACCATGA
- a CDS encoding LIC13212 family protein yields the protein MILRFSIALSFLFAISALYAEKPASATLKERESQKQIDLQRKNGFGDNEIDTLHASISGNLKKIKKLQDLGVDKTAAQYLAHIPEEHKELYKKDKDGKPYLEIKLPQGQSYIDYPTVFLYDGIAYIYPKDDFSDLEKIILVFRRVNADGTIHVKEMRRLVNPTPKSEGTEKDEKGEAKLDTNSDIRLEYYRSLTSDTIWPNDPVQPAEPDIAMVLNDEKDPLPYDKQKHIMMSYKKMLRKISKQTAFKLRNIELDQKQMITKILDYNTN from the coding sequence ATGATTTTACGATTCTCCATCGCTCTCTCTTTCCTATTTGCGATTTCAGCCCTTTATGCTGAAAAACCGGCATCTGCTACCTTAAAAGAACGTGAGTCCCAAAAACAAATCGACCTCCAAAGAAAAAATGGATTTGGGGATAACGAAATTGATACCTTACATGCCAGTATCAGTGGAAACTTAAAGAAAATTAAAAAACTCCAAGACTTAGGTGTGGATAAAACGGCAGCACAGTATCTCGCACACATTCCTGAAGAACACAAAGAACTATATAAAAAAGACAAAGACGGAAAACCGTATTTGGAAATCAAACTACCACAAGGGCAGTCTTACATTGATTATCCGACAGTTTTTTTATACGATGGAATTGCTTATATTTACCCTAAAGATGATTTTAGTGACCTAGAAAAAATCATTCTTGTTTTCCGCCGAGTGAATGCTGACGGAACCATCCATGTAAAAGAAATGAGAAGACTTGTGAATCCAACTCCTAAATCAGAAGGAACAGAAAAGGATGAAAAGGGAGAAGCTAAATTAGATACAAACTCTGATATCAGACTCGAGTATTACAGATCTCTTACTTCAGATACTATTTGGCCCAATGACCCTGTGCAACCAGCAGAACCAGACATTGCCATGGTTTTGAATGATGAAAAAGATCCACTTCCTTATGACAAACAAAAACACATTATGATGTCTTACAAAAAGATGTTACGTAAGATTTCAAAACAGACTGCTTTTAAACTCAGAAACATTGAGTTAGATCAAAAGCAGATGATTACAAAAATTTTAGATTACAACACAAACTAA
- a CDS encoding alpha/beta hydrolase, producing MLGIKKSVAQLVFSLPETWISALVRKNGQPETNQLDPYCALACNIARLLPKMEQMSPEKARRHYRDQMRIFDEPEFPIPHIEDKLIPTPSASFIPIRVYNANPQKRNLPTILFFHGGGLTIGNLETHDNFCRKMSHYTKSIVIAVDYRLAPEHPYPAAHDDVWLAYQYVRNSAYLFGGSPNAIAVCGDSAGALLATSLCLRAKKDKVPVPIYQALLYPMLDTSKESETYELFGERYVLTRSLMRWFIQNYLPNQKDRRTSTNSPVLADPKELKGLPPTYLGIAGYDPLREEGETYAKHLQTAGVKVEERHFPSLIHGYIQLTGLIPKAKEAEQDLFQSLVRFFSTRKI from the coding sequence ATGTTAGGTATCAAAAAATCAGTCGCACAACTTGTCTTTTCGTTACCTGAAACTTGGATTTCTGCTTTGGTGCGAAAGAACGGCCAACCAGAAACCAACCAATTAGATCCCTATTGTGCACTTGCGTGTAACATTGCCAGACTCCTTCCCAAAATGGAACAAATGAGTCCAGAAAAGGCAAGGCGGCATTACCGCGACCAAATGCGAATCTTCGATGAACCGGAATTTCCGATTCCTCACATCGAAGACAAACTCATTCCCACTCCTAGCGCTTCCTTCATTCCGATTCGAGTCTACAACGCAAACCCACAAAAAAGAAATCTTCCTACTATACTCTTCTTTCATGGTGGTGGACTCACCATTGGCAATTTAGAAACTCATGATAATTTTTGCCGTAAAATGTCTCATTACACAAAGAGCATTGTCATTGCTGTGGATTATCGATTGGCACCAGAACATCCTTATCCGGCAGCACATGATGATGTATGGCTAGCTTACCAGTATGTTCGTAATTCTGCTTACCTCTTTGGAGGATCACCCAATGCCATAGCTGTCTGTGGTGATAGTGCAGGAGCCTTACTGGCAACTTCACTTTGCCTACGTGCTAAAAAAGACAAAGTGCCGGTTCCCATCTACCAAGCTTTACTCTATCCTATGCTTGATACTTCCAAAGAATCCGAGACCTATGAACTTTTTGGTGAACGTTATGTGCTCACTCGTTCTCTGATGCGTTGGTTCATCCAGAATTACTTACCGAACCAAAAAGACAGGCGCACTTCTACGAACTCTCCCGTTTTGGCTGACCCCAAAGAACTGAAAGGCCTTCCCCCAACTTATTTAGGAATCGCTGGGTATGACCCACTTCGAGAGGAGGGAGAAACGTATGCCAAACACCTCCAAACGGCTGGGGTAAAGGTAGAAGAACGCCATTTTCCCTCCCTGATCCACGGTTACATCCAATTGACAGGTCTAATCCCTAAGGCCAAAGAAGCAGAACAAGACCTCTTCCAGTCCTTGGTGCGTTTTTTTTCGACAAGAAAAATCTGA
- a CDS encoding DUF2779 domain-containing protein: protein MFDLALTSVTKSQFLQFLRCTNAFHLVREGIVPKPPSASFGGHLEWNQFLQLCRERFPSSATIEKTMEKEESFQKTLEWISEKKSIFHAHLRSDRYVSTVEYLEYDAERDGWILWDFRPIGSLKQDILRSFYFHKKVAEGMSLNILAFKLIRIQTKYIHPGGEIDLENYLLIEDITSRMFAEMGTRETEWEQFEEEINKTIGQSVRFSFLEAKPSCRSLKTCLSPNHCAKGKENAKEIFDFRDSSELAKGWFALGYNSYESVPNSELSPIQRIQKEVHVTGKTHFDKVAFENYLTNVTKTVAFLDFESINPYLPLYPQTRPFQHVPYLYSLHIWDSETDTLTHKTYLHEDLGTDPRISVLSQLQKDLPAGITIFSFNDFFEKLIIQETAEVFPEFLEFWERVKSMFIDLAMPFKKLWIYHPGQNGKASLKEILPCFSTESHGGLSIREGQDANYQYLRLIKKQVTAEEKKRVLDDLIAYCKLDSYGLFLIYRMILERLSVI, encoded by the coding sequence TTGTTTGATCTCGCCTTAACATCTGTTACAAAATCTCAGTTTTTACAATTTTTACGTTGTACCAATGCCTTCCATTTGGTGAGAGAGGGGATTGTCCCCAAACCACCTTCGGCATCTTTTGGTGGTCATTTAGAATGGAACCAGTTTCTACAACTTTGTAGAGAACGATTTCCGAGTTCCGCGACCATTGAAAAAACAATGGAGAAAGAAGAGAGTTTCCAAAAAACCTTAGAGTGGATCTCTGAAAAAAAATCCATCTTTCACGCTCACCTTCGTTCCGATCGGTATGTGTCCACAGTCGAGTATTTGGAATATGATGCGGAACGCGATGGTTGGATCCTTTGGGACTTTCGACCCATCGGTTCTCTGAAACAAGACATCCTTCGTTCCTTCTACTTCCACAAAAAAGTGGCGGAAGGTATGTCATTAAACATTCTGGCCTTTAAACTCATCCGAATCCAAACCAAATACATCCACCCCGGTGGAGAGATCGACCTCGAGAATTATTTACTCATAGAAGACATAACTTCTCGAATGTTTGCCGAGATGGGAACTCGTGAAACGGAATGGGAACAATTCGAAGAAGAAATCAACAAAACAATCGGACAATCTGTACGGTTTTCTTTTTTGGAAGCCAAACCAAGTTGCCGATCCTTAAAAACCTGTTTGTCTCCCAATCATTGCGCCAAAGGCAAAGAGAATGCAAAGGAAATCTTCGATTTCAGAGATAGTTCCGAACTGGCAAAAGGTTGGTTTGCCCTTGGGTACAATTCGTACGAATCCGTTCCCAATTCCGAATTAAGTCCCATTCAAAGGATTCAAAAAGAAGTTCATGTCACAGGGAAAACCCATTTTGATAAGGTTGCTTTTGAAAATTACCTAACGAATGTTACAAAAACAGTAGCTTTTTTAGATTTTGAATCAATCAATCCGTATCTACCGCTCTATCCACAAACAAGACCCTTCCAACACGTTCCGTATTTGTATTCTTTGCATATTTGGGACAGCGAAACCGATACCCTAACACATAAGACATATCTCCATGAGGATTTAGGAACAGACCCACGTATTTCTGTCCTTTCTCAGTTGCAAAAAGACCTTCCAGCAGGGATCACTATTTTCTCTTTTAATGATTTCTTTGAAAAACTGATCATCCAAGAGACGGCCGAGGTGTTTCCAGAGTTTTTAGAATTTTGGGAAAGAGTCAAATCGATGTTTATCGACCTTGCAATGCCTTTCAAAAAACTTTGGATCTACCATCCCGGCCAAAATGGGAAAGCATCTCTCAAAGAAATTTTGCCTTGTTTTAGCACAGAAAGCCATGGCGGACTTTCCATTCGTGAAGGACAAGACGCGAATTACCAATATTTAAGATTAATAAAAAAGCAGGTGACAGCCGAAGAAAAAAAACGTGTTCTGGATGATTTGATAGCTTACTGCAAACTTGATAGTTATGGTTTGTTTTTAATCTATAGAATGATATTAGAACGATTATCGGTTATTTAA
- a CDS encoding helix-turn-helix transcriptional regulator, with protein MTSFEDFPMIEVKKMNETEVRLFALLFNLLREPKGISFQRFRNIMPRFYKNEDIESDRKKLYRDLGQLKSLGFNIKVAQFGYQSEDHFPYYLEKESIDRSLKFNKEELEYLSQVLFASDPSPEGISLSQKLFSHHLDLIPKFAKQPKENQGEETSDTSNTEKILQAIKDKRALTIQYGYETNERMIEPYRLVRKNTTDFYLIAYDRGKKSLRRFILPKITVKKESKEEFQSNIKITKEDLNFHPLLLSQHEELEFTFQIHPDYEDRWKLFLDGAVFQKIENEYRVKTTNQNALFQFFVISPEALISSSEIWKESFQSYTKQWESLYQFV; from the coding sequence ATGACTTCTTTTGAAGACTTTCCAATGATTGAAGTAAAAAAAATGAATGAGACGGAAGTCCGCCTTTTTGCTCTTCTTTTCAATCTACTCCGCGAACCGAAAGGAATCAGTTTCCAGAGATTTAGAAACATTATGCCACGGTTTTATAAAAACGAAGACATTGAATCAGATCGGAAAAAACTCTACCGCGACCTGGGCCAATTAAAAAGTCTCGGATTCAATATCAAGGTAGCACAGTTTGGTTACCAATCCGAAGACCATTTCCCCTACTATTTAGAAAAAGAATCGATCGATCGCAGTTTAAAATTCAACAAAGAAGAGTTAGAATATCTATCACAGGTTTTGTTTGCCTCCGATCCCAGCCCTGAAGGGATCAGCCTTTCACAAAAACTATTTTCTCATCATTTAGATCTCATTCCTAAATTTGCCAAACAACCCAAAGAAAATCAGGGAGAAGAAACATCCGATACTTCTAATACAGAAAAAATCCTTCAGGCCATCAAAGACAAAAGAGCCCTGACCATCCAGTATGGTTACGAGACAAACGAAAGGATGATCGAACCCTATCGACTTGTCAGAAAAAACACAACAGACTTCTATCTAATCGCCTATGACCGCGGGAAAAAATCCTTACGTAGATTCATCCTACCCAAAATCACTGTAAAAAAAGAATCCAAAGAAGAATTCCAATCCAATATTAAAATTACAAAAGAAGATTTGAACTTTCATCCTCTATTACTTTCTCAACATGAAGAACTAGAGTTTACATTTCAAATCCATCCTGATTATGAAGATCGTTGGAAATTATTTTTGGATGGAGCTGTATTTCAAAAAATAGAAAATGAATACCGAGTCAAAACCACAAACCAAAATGCTCTTTTCCAATTTTTTGTCATCTCTCCTGAAGCTCTGATTTCTAGTTCCGAAATTTGGAAGGAATCATTCCAGTCCTATACAAAACAATGGGAAAGTTTGTATCAATTTGTTTGA
- a CDS encoding LIC13411 family adhesin, translating into MRITGLLLSLSFFLQCATYWKNRKNDFQDIVTVGVETPMYGAAVKVGPLPIGFLFQGGESEMGKKDLGRGAGLRGGKFGTYHSQQLVFGILGGESFHSGLPTMDAKGNWLVDKKGIPLTNEERANIKSYKMRYYSYLYDPVKDRKRRKKEHFRRELTKDLVAATGQKEFLIYLPEEDLKPFGYPPGYSWNVELTAGIYGGARVGFNVAEVFDFLVGFTTIDLLDDDVEGKVKPSFPGFPFPAPTDAETESESAE; encoded by the coding sequence ATGCGAATCACAGGCCTCCTCCTTAGTTTATCTTTTTTTCTACAATGTGCAACTTATTGGAAAAATCGTAAAAATGATTTTCAAGACATTGTCACTGTTGGGGTCGAAACACCTATGTATGGAGCAGCTGTTAAAGTAGGCCCTTTACCGATTGGATTTCTTTTCCAAGGTGGGGAGTCAGAAATGGGTAAAAAAGATTTGGGTCGTGGTGCTGGCCTACGGGGAGGTAAGTTTGGTACTTACCACTCTCAACAGCTCGTATTTGGAATCTTAGGTGGTGAGAGTTTCCATTCTGGGTTACCAACAATGGATGCCAAAGGTAATTGGCTTGTGGATAAAAAGGGAATCCCACTTACCAATGAAGAAAGAGCCAATATCAAAAGTTATAAAATGCGTTATTATTCTTATCTCTATGATCCGGTTAAGGATCGTAAAAGAAGAAAAAAAGAACATTTTCGTCGTGAGTTAACAAAGGACTTGGTAGCGGCAACGGGTCAGAAAGAATTTTTAATTTACCTTCCAGAGGAAGACCTAAAGCCATTTGGATATCCTCCAGGTTACTCTTGGAATGTGGAACTGACAGCCGGAATTTATGGTGGGGCTAGAGTTGGATTTAACGTAGCAGAGGTTTTTGATTTTTTAGTGGGTTTTACCACTATTGATTTGTTAGATGATGATGTGGAAGGAAAAGTCAAACCAAGTTTCCCTGGTTTTCCTTTTCCAGCTCCTACTGATGCAGAAACTGAGTCTGAATCAGCAGAATGA
- a CDS encoding LIC13410 family lipoprotein — MIKKLLILSTLASVLFLVSCTSGNKVDAGSNKVHPHTALRKLEIDMIKVGDGLVKTEAVLGKSTEKSSDPSGTVMVWYFAEDRDVPEQYYTLKEKPDVVEKFLKLTFDPKNKITAKDFKL, encoded by the coding sequence ATGATCAAAAAACTTTTGATACTCAGTACACTCGCTTCGGTTCTGTTTTTGGTTTCTTGTACTTCCGGAAACAAAGTAGACGCAGGAAGCAACAAAGTCCATCCACACACAGCACTTCGTAAATTAGAAATCGATATGATTAAAGTGGGGGATGGTTTGGTAAAAACAGAAGCTGTTCTTGGTAAATCAACAGAAAAATCTTCTGATCCAAGTGGAACCGTTATGGTATGGTATTTTGCAGAAGACCGTGATGTTCCAGAACAATACTATACTTTGAAAGAAAAACCAGATGTAGTAGAAAAGTTTTTGAAACTGACTTTTGATCCGAAAAACAAAATCACTGCCAAAGACTTTAAACTATAA
- a CDS encoding MFS transporter — protein sequence MSFPYTLVTLVFLSMLPVTMIVPVVKDVVKDRLLGSNWEVAYFTSIPMLGSFLFSPIAGIVSDRFKNRKYFISFFCFLDAGLFYLLTIVTDMNLFLFLRFLEGAAHIFIIGLLLSSAADRENDPDNKRYYGKGILMGITGMFLSLGGAFGMPLGILGRKNPLLPFYVGSGILIFVGLFSLLMLKDRGIHKVKDFKLNDLKVAIFENPFLFVPFLFNFIDRFTVGFIISSFNIHLRETLAFHPGLLGVFLGLVLFPMSLLSYPSALLSRKTGVLPLVLVGSTIYGIFLGLSGTTNDYWYLFIFLLICGIGAGVMFVPSMMLASKMSKPGLTATTMTAFTGVGSLGFMLGPIVSVQMQLVFESALPPEYSFSALSFFFGFLEIGLVFLTIPFFKKILGKMNRIDEEREKISLANPDPIL from the coding sequence TTGAGCTTCCCGTATACTTTAGTAACTTTAGTTTTTTTATCCATGTTACCGGTGACAATGATTGTGCCGGTAGTCAAGGATGTAGTAAAGGATCGGTTACTTGGATCCAACTGGGAAGTGGCTTACTTCACAAGCATTCCCATGTTAGGTTCCTTTCTTTTTTCACCGATTGCGGGAATCGTTTCTGATCGTTTTAAAAACAGAAAATATTTCATTAGTTTTTTCTGTTTTTTGGACGCTGGACTTTTTTATTTACTTACCATCGTTACCGATATGAATCTCTTTCTTTTTTTGAGATTCCTTGAGGGTGCTGCTCATATCTTTATCATTGGACTCCTCCTGAGTTCTGCCGCAGATCGCGAAAACGATCCAGATAACAAACGTTACTATGGCAAAGGAATTCTAATGGGCATCACGGGAATGTTTTTATCCCTGGGTGGTGCTTTTGGAATGCCACTTGGAATTTTAGGAAGAAAAAACCCTCTTTTGCCTTTTTATGTAGGTTCAGGAATTCTTATCTTTGTTGGCCTATTTAGTTTACTCATGTTAAAGGATAGAGGCATTCATAAAGTTAAGGACTTCAAACTGAACGACTTAAAAGTTGCTATTTTTGAAAACCCGTTTTTATTTGTTCCCTTTTTATTCAACTTCATCGACAGGTTTACGGTTGGGTTCATTATCTCATCCTTTAATATCCACTTACGTGAAACACTTGCCTTCCACCCAGGACTTCTCGGAGTTTTTCTAGGACTCGTTCTTTTTCCTATGAGTTTACTTTCCTATCCATCGGCTCTTCTTTCTCGTAAAACAGGTGTTTTGCCTTTGGTTCTTGTTGGATCTACAATTTACGGAATTTTTCTTGGCCTTTCTGGAACCACCAATGATTACTGGTATCTTTTTATATTTTTACTCATTTGTGGGATTGGAGCCGGTGTGATGTTTGTCCCTTCCATGATGCTTGCCAGTAAAATGTCAAAACCGGGCCTTACCGCAACTACAATGACAGCATTTACGGGTGTGGGTTCTCTTGGATTTATGTTAGGTCCCATTGTTTCAGTACAAATGCAATTGGTCTTTGAATCGGCTTTACCACCAGAGTATAGTTTTTCTGCCCTTTCTTTCTTTTTTGGATTTTTGGAGATCGGACTTGTGTTTTTAACCATTCCTTTTTTCAAAAAGATTTTGGGAAAAATGAACCGAATTGATGAAGAAAGAGAAAAGATATCACTTGCCAACCCTGATCCTATCCTATAG
- a CDS encoding heme oxygenase (biliverdin-producing) has protein sequence MSIAMMLREGTADKHQETEKVPYIRAIFRGGLDTQTYTYQLESLLAVYTVMEELYRQNKDNPILAKLYFPTLFREKALKEDIATFQKKFGTKLRGSISQATQNYIDHIKNTAATKPELLVAQAYVRYLGDLSGGQSIKKVVAKTFELEGNEGTAFYEFPEIEDLMAFKGIYRQNLDTLPLNDLQKAELLKEANATFDLNKFLFIELDSDLKENIGMERYQTLLPAG, from the coding sequence ATGTCTATAGCAATGATGTTACGAGAAGGAACAGCAGACAAACACCAGGAAACTGAAAAAGTTCCTTATATCCGGGCAATTTTTCGAGGCGGACTCGACACCCAAACTTATACTTACCAATTGGAAAGTCTTTTAGCAGTTTACACTGTTATGGAAGAACTTTACCGCCAAAACAAAGACAACCCCATCTTGGCTAAACTTTACTTCCCAACTCTTTTCCGTGAAAAGGCGCTAAAAGAAGATATCGCTACATTTCAAAAGAAATTTGGCACAAAACTTCGTGGAAGTATTTCCCAAGCCACTCAAAACTACATTGACCATATCAAAAATACAGCAGCCACCAAACCAGAACTTCTCGTAGCACAGGCTTACGTTCGTTACTTGGGAGACCTTTCTGGCGGACAATCCATCAAAAAAGTAGTAGCAAAAACTTTTGAATTAGAAGGAAATGAAGGAACTGCTTTTTATGAATTCCCAGAAATCGAAGATCTTATGGCTTTCAAAGGAATTTATCGCCAAAACTTGGATACTCTTCCTTTGAACGATTTACAAAAAGCAGAACTATTAAAAGAAGCAAATGCTACTTTTGATTTGAATAAGTTTTTGTTTATTGAGCTCGATTCCGATCTAAAAGAAAATATCGGAATGGAACGTTACCAAACTCTTTTACCAGCAGGTTAA
- a CDS encoding GNAT family N-acetyltransferase, producing the protein MKPNTINKTERILEVRLAENQLEIERALALRYEVFNLEMGEGLPQSSATRKDRDEYDLYCHHLIVIDKSTDDKKIVGTYRILTRQNAKNGIGFYSENEFDITSIYNLPDEIAEVGRSCVHPDYRDGSVISLLWQGLAEFMNKHNVRYLMGCGSIHSTDADIASQSYGFLKAKDAIAPEEFRVYPNPDFVLPGFDANFHVEDPKTISKNIPPLLKGYLRVGAKICGIPALDSVFGTTDVFILFDRKEITERYAKHYMNA; encoded by the coding sequence ATGAAACCAAATACAATTAACAAAACAGAACGAATTTTAGAAGTTCGTTTAGCTGAAAACCAACTAGAAATTGAAAGAGCACTTGCTTTACGTTATGAAGTGTTCAACTTAGAAATGGGTGAAGGTCTGCCACAATCTTCTGCCACACGAAAAGACCGTGATGAGTACGATTTGTACTGCCACCACCTAATCGTTATCGATAAATCTACTGATGATAAAAAAATTGTAGGAACTTACCGTATTTTAACACGCCAAAATGCAAAAAACGGAATTGGTTTTTACAGTGAAAACGAATTTGATATCACTTCTATTTATAACCTCCCAGATGAAATTGCTGAAGTAGGACGTTCTTGTGTTCACCCTGACTACCGTGATGGTTCTGTGATTTCACTTCTTTGGCAAGGTCTTGCCGAGTTCATGAACAAACATAATGTTCGTTATTTGATGGGTTGCGGATCCATTCACTCCACTGATGCAGATATCGCTTCACAATCCTATGGATTTTTAAAGGCGAAAGATGCAATTGCTCCTGAGGAATTTCGGGTGTATCCAAACCCTGACTTTGTGCTTCCTGGGTTTGATGCTAATTTTCATGTAGAAGATCCGAAAACGATCTCTAAAAATATCCCTCCACTTTTGAAAGGATACCTCCGGGTGGGTGCTAAAATCTGTGGAATTCCTGCACTGGATTCTGTTTTTGGTACTACGGATGTGTTTATTCTTTTCGACCGCAAGGAAATCACGGAGAGATATGCGAAACACTATATGAATGCATGA